Part of the Fibrobacter sp. genome is shown below.
ATAGCTTCGAAGGCTTCTGCGTATTCCGGATGGGAAGCGAGGACTTCCTTGATGATGTCGTAGCGCTTCTTGAGGGTTGCGTACTTTTCAGCCTTCTGGTCGGCGTATTCGGCAGACTGGTAGGCGGCGAGAAGAATCTTCTGGCTGATGGACGGGCCGTTAGAGATGTTGCCACGGACGGTACCGGCGGCCTTGTCTTCCAGAGCCTTCAGCTGGGCGTCAGTTGCACCCTTGAAGCCAAAGCTCATGAAACCAACGCGGAAACCCCAGACGTAGTCTTCCTTGGTGGGGCCGTCCAGCTTCACAGCCAGCAAGTTTTCGTGGGCGTCGACAATTTTTGTAAAGAGGGATTCGCGAGTTACACCATCTTCGTAAACCAGGCCGAAATAGGCGTCGTCCATGAGGGCCACGACCTTGTTGCCGGCAGCGGCACATTCGGTGAGGATCTTAGCGATTTCCACAGCTTCGGTTTCGGTGGCGGTGTAACCGGTGGGGTTGTTGGGGAAGTTCAGGAGAACAACCTTCTTGTCGCTCTTGCCAGCTGCAAGGGCTGCCTTCAGGGCTTCAGTATCAAAACCGCCGTTCTTGAAGGTGTTGAAAGTCTTGATCTTTGCGCCGCGGGCGTTTTCGAAAACCAGTTCGTAGTTGTCCCAGTACAGGTCTGGAATGATGACTTCGTCACCGGCGTCCAGGAACATGTAACCGGCGCAGCTAATGGCGTGGGTCAGAGCGCAGGTGACCACCGGGTTACTGAAGTTCTTGGAGGCGAGGCTCGGGTTCTTCTTGATGACCTGTTCCTTCCAGGCCTTGCGCAGGTCCGGATTACCGAAGCTGGGGGCGTAGAGGAAGGACTGCTTGGGGAGATTCAGGGACTTGAGAACACAATCCAGAACCAGGGGGCTGCCGTCGTCTTCGAGAGCAGTACCGATGGTTGCGTTGATGTCGGAGCCCTTAGCTTCGGCACCCTGGCCAAGAATACCCTTGCGGGGGAAGAAGATGGCCTTGCCCTGTTCAGAGAGCATATCGAGAACCTTGCAGCCGTTTGCAGAAAGTTCGGCGTTCAAGGCAACTGCGAGAGGATTGTAGTTCATTTTTCGTGTCCTGTTGAAAAATTAGTTTAACCGGGGGCAATTTAGTTTTTTTTGACCCCACTCGCAAGGTACGGGAACGCTTCAAACTTGGCAAAATGTCCAAAAATTGGCCTAATTTTCCATAAATTGTATTACAGAAAATGAATGTAAGAAAAAAGGAATTTTTTCTACTTCACATTTTTTTCCAGCAGTCTGCTTTGGCCCGCATTTTCCAGAACGGTCATTTGCGAGATTGCAATTTGGTTCAATTTTACTAGGCGCTCTGACTGAGGCAAGCCTTCGTTAATCAAGACGGAATTTAGCGATTCCTTGTTGGAAAGTTCGCGTTTTACGGACCAGCCGAGCTGAGCCTGTTCGGCGGCCTTGAGACGCTGGAATTCATCAATGGCGATAAGCCCGATAGCGTTGGTGGATTCAATCCAATCCGAAACACTCATTACAAAATTTACCAAATACACTTTTGTGCACTATATAAATCTAACTACAAAATTTGAGGTTGGCAAGGCATTGGATAAAATTTCTCGGTAAGACCTAATTCAGCAATATCAAGCTTTTCAATATTTTCCAGAGTTTCAGCAAAACCTTCGCCAAGTTCTGTAGAGATCGACACAAAGGATTCAACATAGGTGTCAATCTTGTCGGCTTCAAAACCAGAAGCGGCATCCATCATCACTACCGACAAGGCGAGTGATGCGAAAACAGACTAGTCTGTTTTCATATCCGAGCCGCAGCGGGAGGCGCTTAGCGCAAACGGGGTTCAAGATTTTCGATTTTGAAGTTTTTCTTGGAGGTTCTCTTAGCCTTGGAGGACTTAGAAGAGGTGTTCTTGGAGGACTTACGAGAGTTGTTGTTCATTTTAGACATGAGATTAGCCTTTGGCATGCTCTTGCATACTTATTATTAAAAAGTTTGGGGAGATCCCAGGTATTCGCCTGGGATGACACGCACAACGGGAAGCCCTCTATGGAGGGTTCCCTAGATTAATTTTTTGGGGAGATCCCGGACTAAATCCGGGATGACAATAGGAGATTTTAAGGGGTTATTCCACCATTACACAACGAACGGACATTCCATAGGTTTTAAGATCGTTAGATCCATCTGGGCTGATGGAACCGATCATAACATAGCTTATGTAAGAATTTTTTTCTTCAGAGGAATGTTCTTCTGGGTAAAACCAAGCTGTTTCCTCATTTAAATACCTAAATTTTTCGCTATAGGGAGTTCTAAGTCCGGCCCCAACTAAAGAATAGCCGGAGGCATTAGAACCATTGAACACAGAAGAACGAAGGCCTTTTACGCCACTATCATTGTCTTCTGAAGTTAAAATGATCATGAAATCATTATATGTGAGCAATCTCCATCCTTCGGGGCAAATTCCCTGATGGTTCTTTTGAATCTTATCTGCACAGCTTTCGGTATTGCAACGGCTAGGCAAGTCCATCATTTCAGCCCACTGGTAAAGGGCTCCATACTGGTCGCAATATGTGGTATCATTTTTATAGCAATAACGTTCAAGCACGCCATCGTCGGCCTGATCATCGGCACCATTGACCATTGTACCAATGTTCAAGTTTTCGGCCATGACCGTTACAGAAGTAGTCACTTTATTAGTGTCCTTACCTGTAATGGTAATGTAGTAGTAGCTACGACCGTTGCGGGAATCAGTAAACTGTTTGTAACGGTTTCGATCAATGTAGAATCCGCCTTCTAAATCTCCAAAATGGTCGTACGGAACGTATTCGCTACTGGAGGAAGACTTGGCACTGGAGCTGCTGCTCTTTACAGAGCTGGAGGAAATTCCGCCAATTTGAGTCCATTCCCAATCACGATACTTCTTGTTATAGCTGCACTGAAATTCGCCTTGATCATCACGATACCAAGCCTTACCAATCTTTCCGTCAATAGACTCATTACAAGGATTCTGAAGGACATCTTCAGCCACATTCCATTCAAAATCATACTTGGAATTCTTTGACGAACTGGAGGAACCTTCT
Proteins encoded:
- a CDS encoding aminotransferase class I/II-fold pyridoxal phosphate-dependent enzyme; translation: MNYNPLAVALNAELSANGCKVLDMLSEQGKAIFFPRKGILGQGAEAKGSDINATIGTALEDDGSPLVLDCVLKSLNLPKQSFLYAPSFGNPDLRKAWKEQVIKKNPSLASKNFSNPVVTCALTHAISCAGYMFLDAGDEVIIPDLYWDNYELVFENARGAKIKTFNTFKNGGFDTEALKAALAAGKSDKKVVLLNFPNNPTGYTATETEAVEIAKILTECAAAGNKVVALMDDAYFGLVYEDGVTRESLFTKIVDAHENLLAVKLDGPTKEDYVWGFRVGFMSFGFKGATDAQLKALEDKAAGTVRGNISNGPSISQKILLAAYQSAEYADQKAEKYATLKKRYDIIKEVLASHPEYAEAFEAMPFNSGYFMCVKPKGVDAEELRQKLIKDYSTGTIMLSGLIRLAFSAVPTEKLGKLFDNIYKAVKDLQK